In Coriobacteriia bacterium, the following are encoded in one genomic region:
- a CDS encoding 2,3-bisphosphoglycerate-independent phosphoglycerate mutase, protein MELKHGSTAPVCLIIMDGLAYGVKTTHESGNAVAKAHTPVLDALVKTWPHSQLEASGSAVGLPQGQMGNSEVGHLNIGAGRVVYQELTRIDKAIEDGSFFKNEVLVCAIEAAVERGKTVHFMGLLSDGGVHSSDKHLYALLELAKSLSARDVAIHCFMDGRDTAPQSGKGYLRDLEDHIDEIGVGKIATVIGRYYAMDRDKRFDRVERAYNALVLGEGVYGTDALSAIEESYRDGIYDEFVEPTVLAENPIADGDTVIFFNFRSDRAREITRAFVDSDFDGFIREKTVETTFVCLTQYDPTISALVAFPKEELPDVLADVLAAHGLRQLHIAETEKYAHVTFFFNGGVEPQKDNEERVLVASPKVATYDMQPEMSAAEVGDDLVKAINAREADFYVVNFANGDMVGHTGDFDAAVAAIETVDTQVGRVVEAMLNVCGASLITADHGNCEHMLYDGGTSPCTAHTCNPVPFIAVGAHAAMVKNGVLSDIAPTILFLLKIPAPSAWTGKNLVVY, encoded by the coding sequence ATGGAATTGAAACACGGGAGCACCGCTCCCGTCTGTCTGATCATCATGGACGGGCTCGCCTACGGCGTCAAGACGACGCACGAATCGGGCAATGCAGTGGCGAAGGCGCATACCCCCGTGCTCGATGCTTTGGTTAAGACTTGGCCTCATTCACAGCTCGAGGCCTCGGGATCGGCCGTCGGTCTCCCGCAAGGCCAAATGGGGAACTCCGAGGTGGGGCATCTCAATATCGGCGCCGGTAGAGTGGTCTACCAAGAACTCACGCGGATCGACAAAGCAATCGAGGATGGTTCGTTCTTCAAAAACGAAGTCCTCGTATGCGCGATAGAAGCCGCTGTAGAAAGAGGGAAAACCGTTCATTTCATGGGATTGCTCTCCGATGGAGGAGTGCATTCGAGCGACAAGCACCTGTATGCACTACTCGAACTCGCAAAATCGCTCTCCGCCCGAGACGTCGCAATCCATTGTTTCATGGACGGGCGGGATACCGCGCCGCAAAGCGGAAAGGGATATCTTCGAGATCTCGAAGATCATATCGATGAAATCGGCGTTGGAAAGATTGCGACGGTTATCGGACGCTACTACGCAATGGATCGCGATAAGCGTTTCGATCGCGTGGAACGGGCGTATAATGCCCTCGTTCTCGGTGAAGGAGTCTACGGAACCGATGCGCTCTCTGCCATCGAGGAATCCTATCGCGACGGCATTTACGATGAGTTCGTCGAGCCCACCGTGCTGGCCGAAAACCCGATTGCCGACGGCGACACGGTCATCTTCTTCAATTTCAGGTCAGATCGGGCCCGTGAGATTACAAGGGCGTTCGTCGATTCCGATTTCGATGGGTTCATCCGAGAAAAAACCGTCGAGACGACTTTTGTGTGTCTCACTCAGTACGATCCGACCATTTCGGCGCTCGTCGCTTTTCCCAAGGAAGAGCTTCCGGATGTCTTGGCGGATGTGCTGGCTGCGCACGGTTTGCGCCAACTGCATATTGCGGAGACCGAAAAATATGCGCACGTTACGTTCTTTTTCAACGGGGGAGTCGAGCCTCAAAAGGACAATGAAGAGAGAGTTCTCGTCGCCAGCCCGAAAGTTGCGACTTATGACATGCAACCGGAGATGAGTGCGGCCGAGGTGGGCGATGATTTAGTCAAAGCGATCAATGCTCGCGAAGCGGATTTTTATGTCGTCAACTTTGCGAATGGAGACATGGTCGGGCACACGGGAGATTTCGACGCGGCTGTGGCGGCGATTGAGACGGTCGACACGCAAGTCGGACGCGTCGTCGAAGCGATGCTGAACGTTTGCGGCGCATCTCTGATAACGGCGGATCACGGGAACTGTGAGCACATGCTTTACGACGGCGGGACCTCGCCTTGTACGGCACACACGTGCAATCCCGTCCCCTTCATCGCGGTCGGCGCGCATGCAGCAATGGTGAAAAACGGCGTGCTGAGCGACATCGCTCCGACGATACTTTTTCTTTTGAAAATACCTGCTCCTTCAGCGTGGACGGGAAAGAACTTGGTGGTATACTGA
- a CDS encoding triose-phosphate isomerase, with amino-acid sequence MSRKPMVAGNWKMHKTAGEAVVLVQKLEFIAEDHENKVEVVVAPPFTALHSVSNVIEFDRVPIGLSAQDMFWEDEGAYTGEISPRMLEDLRVDYVIVGHSERREFFNETDTIVNRKLKAVFEHGMTAILCCGETLALREEGKTVDVISAQIAEAVQGLSPVHAHKLIVAYEPIWAIGTGRTATPEMAQEVCAAIRSVIAHEFNQAIADDVRVLYGGSVKPENAAFFFAENDIDGALVGGASLTVDAFSEIIKAAAR; translated from the coding sequence ATGTCTCGAAAGCCGATGGTTGCAGGTAACTGGAAAATGCACAAAACGGCTGGTGAAGCCGTGGTTTTGGTCCAAAAACTCGAGTTTATCGCGGAGGACCATGAGAATAAAGTCGAGGTCGTCGTTGCGCCTCCGTTCACTGCGCTGCACAGCGTATCGAACGTAATCGAGTTCGATAGGGTTCCCATCGGACTTTCTGCGCAAGATATGTTTTGGGAAGACGAGGGTGCCTATACCGGCGAGATTTCTCCGCGTATGCTCGAGGATCTTCGCGTCGACTATGTCATAGTGGGGCACTCCGAGCGTCGTGAATTTTTCAACGAGACCGATACGATTGTCAACCGTAAGCTCAAAGCGGTTTTCGAACACGGGATGACGGCCATTCTCTGCTGCGGCGAAACGCTTGCACTCCGCGAGGAAGGTAAGACCGTCGACGTCATCAGTGCCCAAATCGCTGAAGCCGTCCAAGGTCTTTCTCCGGTGCACGCGCATAAACTCATCGTCGCATATGAACCGATTTGGGCGATTGGAACCGGACGCACTGCGACACCGGAAATGGCACAAGAAGTGTGCGCCGCCATCAGATCGGTAATCGCTCATGAATTCAACCAGGCTATTGCCGATGATGTCCGTGTGCTTTACGGAGGGTCGGTCAAGCCGGAAAACGCCGCATTCTTTTTTGCCGAAAACGACATCGACGGTGCACTGGTCGGAGGCGCATCGCTTACGGTGGATGCGTTCAGTGAGATTATCAAAGCGGCGGCAAGATAA
- a CDS encoding phosphoglycerate kinase codes for MFNKQTVKDVDVKGKRVLVRVDFNVPLQEGSVLDDTRIRAALPTLRYLVDHGAKVIVVSHLGRPKGEPNPKYSLRPVRRSLERLLGRNVVFVEGTINQKAFDAVERMVDGEIIMLENVRFHAGEEKNDVEFARKLSQLADIYVNDAFGAAHRAHASTAGVAEYLPSYAGLLLAREVQTLSSMLSEPEKPFVAILGGSKVSDKFGVIDRLIDVVDVLLIGGGMAFTFLAAKGLGIGTSIVEEDWIESAKITLQKAKKSGCELVLPIDFIVADAFAEDANTRVVGREEIPDDMMGLDIGPATCELFKSEIAMAKTIFWNGPMGVFEMKSYETGTREVAEAVARNNRAVSVIGGGDSVAAVKKFHLEDRVTFVSTGGGASMKLLEGAPLPGVEALLDA; via the coding sequence ATGTTCAATAAGCAGACCGTCAAAGACGTCGATGTGAAAGGCAAGCGCGTCTTGGTACGCGTCGATTTCAACGTGCCGCTTCAAGAAGGCTCCGTTTTGGACGACACGCGCATTCGCGCCGCGCTACCGACCTTGCGCTATCTCGTCGATCACGGTGCAAAAGTCATTGTAGTCAGCCATCTCGGTAGGCCGAAAGGCGAGCCGAATCCGAAGTATTCCCTTCGTCCCGTTCGCAGAAGTCTTGAGCGTCTCCTCGGACGCAATGTCGTCTTCGTCGAAGGAACGATCAATCAAAAAGCATTCGACGCCGTCGAGAGAATGGTCGACGGTGAAATCATCATGCTCGAAAACGTGCGTTTCCACGCCGGAGAGGAAAAAAACGATGTGGAATTCGCGCGAAAACTCAGTCAACTGGCCGATATCTATGTCAACGATGCATTCGGAGCCGCCCATCGAGCCCATGCGTCGACCGCCGGCGTCGCCGAGTATCTTCCCTCGTATGCGGGGCTTTTACTGGCTCGTGAGGTCCAGACTCTCTCTTCCATGCTGTCCGAACCCGAGAAACCGTTCGTTGCAATTTTGGGCGGCTCGAAAGTTTCGGATAAATTCGGCGTTATAGACAGGCTCATCGATGTCGTCGACGTTTTACTCATCGGAGGCGGGATGGCGTTTACTTTTCTTGCCGCGAAAGGCCTGGGAATCGGCACTTCGATTGTCGAAGAGGACTGGATCGAATCGGCGAAGATTACTCTGCAAAAGGCCAAGAAATCCGGTTGTGAACTCGTCCTGCCCATCGATTTCATAGTCGCCGACGCTTTCGCCGAAGATGCGAACACACGGGTCGTCGGCAGGGAAGAGATCCCCGACGATATGATGGGTCTCGATATCGGACCGGCGACATGCGAACTCTTCAAGTCGGAGATCGCCATGGCGAAAACAATATTTTGGAACGGACCGATGGGTGTTTTCGAGATGAAATCTTACGAGACCGGAACGCGCGAGGTAGCCGAAGCGGTTGCTCGTAACAATCGTGCGGTCTCAGTCATCGGCGGCGGCGATTCCGTCGCAGCAGTCAAGAAATTCCACTTGGAAGATCGTGTGACGTTCGTGTCGACCGGCGGCGGCGCATCGATGAAATTGCTCGAGGGCGCCCCACTGCCGGGAGTCGAAGCACTTCTCGATGCATAG
- the gap gene encoding type I glyceraldehyde-3-phosphate dehydrogenase: protein MAIKVGINGFGRIGRNVFRVMENDPAVEVVAVNDLTDAMTLAHLLKYDSIHGKFDGTVEVVEGGFLVNGRLVKVLADRDPANLPWGELGVELVVESTGFFTDAHKAHAHIDAGAKRVIISAPAKNEDITIVMGVNSDKYDPSKHFIVSNASCTTNCLAPVAKVLKDTFGLTRGYMNTIHSYTNDQRILDLPHSDLRRSRAAASSMIPTSTGAAKAIGLVLPELKGKLDGMSTRVPTPDGSLVDLVAELGTSVTKEDINAAMKKAADGSLKGFLEYCEDPIVSVDVIDNPSSSIFDSLATMVMGGEGNFVKVLSWYDNEWGYSSRVNDLAKLMMA from the coding sequence TTGGCTATTAAGGTAGGTATCAATGGATTCGGCCGTATCGGTCGAAATGTTTTTCGCGTTATGGAAAATGACCCGGCGGTTGAAGTGGTGGCGGTAAACGACTTGACCGATGCTATGACGCTTGCACATTTGCTTAAGTATGATTCGATTCACGGTAAATTCGACGGCACGGTCGAAGTCGTCGAGGGTGGCTTCTTGGTAAACGGCCGTCTCGTCAAAGTGCTCGCCGATCGTGATCCGGCAAACCTTCCTTGGGGCGAACTCGGGGTCGAACTCGTCGTCGAGTCGACGGGCTTTTTCACCGATGCGCATAAGGCTCATGCCCATATAGACGCCGGCGCGAAGCGTGTCATCATTTCTGCTCCGGCAAAAAATGAGGACATCACCATCGTCATGGGCGTCAACTCCGATAAGTACGATCCCTCGAAGCATTTCATCGTTTCGAATGCATCGTGCACCACGAACTGTCTTGCTCCGGTGGCAAAAGTGCTCAAGGATACATTCGGTCTCACACGTGGTTATATGAACACCATTCACAGCTATACCAACGATCAGCGTATTCTCGACCTCCCGCACTCGGACTTGCGTCGTTCTCGCGCAGCAGCATCTTCGATGATTCCGACTTCGACCGGTGCGGCAAAAGCAATCGGACTCGTTCTTCCCGAACTCAAAGGCAAGCTCGACGGTATGTCGACGCGCGTACCGACTCCCGATGGCTCTTTGGTCGACCTTGTCGCCGAACTCGGTACGTCGGTGACCAAAGAGGATATCAATGCCGCCATGAAAAAGGCTGCAGACGGATCGCTCAAGGGATTTCTCGAGTACTGCGAAGACCCGATCGTGTCGGTGGATGTCATCGATAACCCGTCTTCATCGATTTTTGATTCGCTTGCGACCATGGTTATGGGCGGCGAGGGAAATTTCGTCAAGGTGCTCAGTTGGTATGACAACGAGTGGGGTTACAGCAGTCGCGTGAACGATCTTGCAAAACTCATGATGGCTTAA